DNA sequence from the Streptomyces sp. HUAS 15-9 genome:
CGTGTGCTGGAGGGCGAGGTGGAGCACCGGGACGAGCTGCTCACGGACACGGAGCGGGCCGACTCGATGCTCATCTGTGTCTCACGTGCGCGAGGTGAGCGTCTCGTGCTGGACATGTGACGGTTCCATGCGAACGCAACGACCGGTCCGGCCCGTTACGGTCCGGATCCGATCGGTAAGGTGTTCGCATGACTACCGGGGTTCGCCGCAGAATGGGAGTGGAGGAGCGGCGGCAGCAGTTGATCGGCGTCGCCCTCGAACTGTTCAGCCGCCGCTCGCCCGACGAGGTCTCGATCGACGAGATAGCCTCGGCGGCGGGTATCTCACGCCCGCTGGTCTACCACTACTTCCCCGGCAAACTCAGCCTGTACGAGGCCGCGTTGAAGCGTGCCGCGGAGGATTTGGCCGGCCGGTTCGTCGAACCGCAGGAGGGCCCGCTGGGCCGTCGGCTGCTGCGCGTGATGCGCCGGTACTTCGACTTCGTGGACGAGCACGGTCCGGGCTTCTCGGCCCTGATGCGCGGCGGCCCCGCGGTCGGCTCGTCGGCCACGAACGCGCTCATCGACTCCGTACGCCAGGCCGCGTA
Encoded proteins:
- a CDS encoding TetR/AcrR family transcriptional regulator, yielding MTTGVRRRMGVEERRQQLIGVALELFSRRSPDEVSIDEIASAAGISRPLVYHYFPGKLSLYEAALKRAAEDLAGRFVEPQEGPLGRRLLRVMRRYFDFVDEHGPGFSALMRGGPAVGSSATNALIDSVRQAAYEQILSHLRITDPPARLELVVRSWVSLAESTALIWLDGRRIPRAELEVQLVHDFAALAAVSAAHDEEMAAVMRDMLKEEPTDGPFTDLVGRLMSLAS